The nucleotide sequence ATATTAAGTATAAAATATTTAAACAATCCATACAGAATCATAAAAAGCATACTAAAAATGAATATATAAGTAGGTATCGCAAATATCTTAGATGAATCACGTATCCCCCTTAAGTTTAAAATCATTAAGACAATAATTATTGATACAACAAATATCACCCTATATTGAGTCAATCCATTAAATGCCGAAACAATGGCATCTGCACCGGCACTGGCACTAACTGCAACCGTAAGTATATAACTTATTATTAGTCCTGAACCAGCAGAAAGTCCCGCTTTGTCTCCTATATTTTCTTTTGCAACCTTATATGATCCTCCACCCTGTGGATATGCCCTTATAATCTGAACATAAGAAATAGTAAGTATCACAAGTAATCCTATAATCATAAATGAAGTTAATGTAAGCCACTTGTAAGCCGATGCTCCTAAAACTATTAAAACAAAAAGAATTTCCTGGGCACCATATGCAACAGACGATATGGCATCACTTGCCATTATTGCAAGTCCAAAAGGAACATTATATTTTTCACTGCTTCCCTGTTCATTTGCTAAAGGTTCACCCAATAAAACATCTAAAAATTTTTTAGGCATAGCTATCCCCCTATATCTTATAATCATTTATATACTCTATTATTAGTTATTTTTCTTTATTTATACAAAAAAACATAGGTTCTGCCATAATATAATAATTGTAACAGAGCCTATTTATAATATTTAAGCTTTTAAATTAACTATTATCGACATTTTCATCTGATAAATGATACGGAAAAGTTGATACCATTATATTATCATTCCTGAGCAGTGTTTCCCTAATTAAGAAACTAGTATGGTTATGTAATATTTCTCCAAATTTCTCATGTGTAACAAATTGTGGGACCACAACTGTTATCTTTTCATTTTCATTTGCCATATTTGCAACAACTTCTATATAATTTAACAGTGGTGTAACAACTGCCCTAAATGGTGAATACTTTGTAACAAGTGATATATCGGTATCAAGCTTACTCCATCTTTTTTTCAACTTTTCCATTGCTTCCTTATCCGTAGAGATATTAAGTGCAATTACATTATCACTTATACTTTGTGCATATTGAAGTGCTCCTATTGTTGCCTTAGTCAGGCTTGCTATTGGAACTATTACTATATGCTTGTACTTTATCTTAAAATCCACTTTATTTAAATTTATTCTGCTTATGCTGAGTCCATCAGCTACCTTGTTATAATGTCCCTTAATTTTAAGCTGAATTAAAATTATTATTGGAATGAGTATTACAACTATAAATGCTCCTTCTCTAAACTTTTCAACTAAAATTATTACAGTTGTAAGAAGTGTTATAAACGCACCAAAACCATTAATGGCAGCTCGCTTCCTCCACCCGTTATCTTTATTTCTTCTCCAGTGATTTACCATTCCAAACTGCCCCAAGGTAAATGATATAAATACACCTACTGCATATAATGGAATAAGTCTGTGCGTATCTGCCTTAAATATGATAACCAAAATACATGCTATACATGACAAAGCCGTAATTCCAAATGAAAAGCTCAATCTCTTTCCTCTTATTGTAAATTGTCTTGGCGCAAAACCATCCTTTCCGACTATATACATAAGCATTGGAAAACCAGTATAAGCTGTATTACATGCCATTAAAAGTATCACAGCAGTACTAAATTGAATTATATAATACATTGGTCCACTTCCAAAAATAGCTGATGCTATCTGTGATACAACTGTGGGCCCATTTGTTATTGGTACAGCTGTGTAGAATATTGCAAGTACAGATGTACCTCCAAATATAAAAAATATTAGTGCCGCTAAGAGTATCATTACAATTTTCGCATTTCTCTGACCGGGTTCTTTAAAATTCGGCACAGAA is from Clostridium fermenticellae and encodes:
- a CDS encoding APC family permease, whose protein sequence is MLKNVLDILLGEPLANEQGSSEKYNIPFGLAIMASDAISSVAYGAQEILFVLIVLGASAYKWLTWTSFMIIGLLIILTISYIQIIRAYPQGGGAYKVAKENIGAKAGLSAGAGLIISYILTVAVSASAGADAIVSAFSSLAQYKVVFVVSIIIILTILNLRGISESSKIFAIPTYIFIFSMVSMILYGLFKYFILNIHPQPIFKVPEATGDLSLFLILKAFSSGCSALTGVEAVSNSVPNFKEPGQRNAKIVMILLAALIFFIFGGTSVLAIFYTAVPITNGPTVVSQIASAIFGSGPMYYIIQFSTAVILLMACNTAYTGFPMLMYIVGKDGFAPRQFTIRGKRLSFSFGITALSCIACILVIIFKADTHRLIPLYAVGVFISFTLGQFGMVNHWRRNKDNGWRKRAAINGFGAFITLLTTVIILVEKFREGAFIVVILIPIIILIQLKIKGHYNKVADGLSISRINLNKVDFKIKYKHIVIVPIASLTKATIGALQYAQSISDNVIALNISTDKEAMEKLKKRWSKLDTDISLVTKYSPFRAVVTPLLNYIEVVANMANENEKITVVVPQFVTHEKFGEILHNHTSFLIRETLLRNDNIMVSTFPYHLSDENVDNS